The following proteins are co-located in the Raphanus sativus cultivar WK10039 unplaced genomic scaffold, ASM80110v3 Scaffold1816, whole genome shotgun sequence genome:
- the LOC130504837 gene encoding uncharacterized protein LOC130504837, producing the protein MNKSLFLSIVHRLSTEVEYFRPTQDAVGRSSLSPLQKCTAAIRQLAYGGGADTVDEYVRLGETTAAKCLHHFTAAIIHLFGDQYLRQPTPEDLQRLLQIGEERGFPGMVGSIDCMHWKWKNCPSTWKGMYSRGTGKPTLVLEAVASYDLWIWHAFFGAPGTMNDLNILDRSPVFDDIINGIAPEVNFYVNGRKYNLAYYLTDGIYPKWATFIQSITLPQGPKNSLFAKKQESVRKDVERAFGVLQARFAVMNGTRTLLKNFKMMYLHLP; encoded by the exons ATGAACAAGTCTTTGTTCTTGAGTATTGTGCATCGTCTCTCTACAGAAGTTGAGTATTTTCGACCAACACAAGATGCAGTCGGAAGGTCGAGTCTATCTCCGCTCCAGAAATGTACCGCAGCTATTCGTCAATTGGCGTATGGTGGTGGAGCTGATACAGTTGACGAATATGTACGACTTGGTGAAACAACAGCTGCTAAATGTTTGCACCATTTTACCGCCGCAATAATCCACTTGTTTGGCGATCAATACCTCAGACAACCCACACCGGAGGATCTTCAAAGACTACTCCAAATTGGTGAAGAACGTGGATTTCCCGGGATGGTTGGAAGCATCGATTGTATGCATTGGAAGTGGAAGAATTGCCCCAGCACTTGGAAAGGAATGTATTCACGGGGAACCGGAAAACCAACATTAGTGTTGGAGGCGGTTGCTTCATATGACCTCTGGATATGGCACGCTTTTTTTGGAGCTCCAGGTACCATGAACGATCTTAATATTCTTGATCGatcacctgtttttgatgacattatTAACGGGATAGCTCCGGAAGTAAACTTCTATGTCAATGGAAGGAAGTACAATTTGGCTTACTATCTCACGGATGGTATTTATCCAAAATGGGCAACTTTTATTCAATCTATCACACTACCACAGGGTCCCAAAAATTCTTTATTTGCTAAAAAACAAGAATCCGTTCGAAAAGATGTTGAGCGTGCCTTTGGAGTCCTGCAAGCTAGGTTTGCCGTT ATGAACGGGACTCGGACACTGTTGAAGAATTTCAAGATGATGTATTTACATTTACCGTAA